Proteins from a genomic interval of Acidobacteriota bacterium:
- a CDS encoding SPOR domain-containing protein, producing MSNKQVIAIFIIGVGLLLGAFWAGLFVVKQDTTANANNSRTTNQNVPGASSANQASAVKPAPANSNTQPQQTSSDARYIVQVGSSFGTVEKANELTSQLRRKYPSAHTQNPTGSDTLYRVRIGPYNSREDAQQVANELASQGFKGVMIFPWTGN from the coding sequence ATGAGCAACAAGCAAGTCATAGCAATCTTCATCATCGGCGTCGGGTTGCTGCTGGGCGCATTTTGGGCGGGGCTCTTCGTCGTGAAGCAAGATACAACCGCCAACGCTAACAACAGCCGCACGACGAATCAGAACGTGCCAGGCGCCAGTTCAGCCAATCAGGCCTCGGCCGTCAAACCGGCACCGGCCAACTCAAACACTCAACCGCAGCAAACCTCCAGCGACGCGCGCTACATCGTTCAAGTCGGATCCTCGTTCGGTACAGTTGAAAAGGCCAACGAGCTGACGTCGCAGCTTCGGCGCAAGTATCCGAGCGCTCACACGCAAAACCCGACCGGTTCGGACACGCTCTATCGAGTGCGCATCGGGCCGTACAACAGTCGCGAGGACGCTCAACAGGTTGCCAACGAGCTTGCGAGCCAGGGCTTCAAGGGCGTGATGATCTTCCCGTGGACGGGGAACTAA
- a CDS encoding slipin family protein, with product MPELFTLPIIAVAIALLYILSVINILPEYERGVIFRLGRLLPEPKGPGLILVFRPIDRIVRISLRTVVLDVPPQDVITRDNVTVSVNAVVYFRVINPLLAVVEVENYLYATSQLAQTTLRSVLGEAELDDLLSERDKLNARLQEILDKHTDPWGIKVSQVEIKAVDLPQEMRRAMSRQAEAEREKRAKIIHAEGEYQASERLLAAARVIAVEPVAVQLRYLQTLTEIGVEQNTTVVFPIPLDMIKAFFNVNATKAEVVVPDRPTS from the coding sequence ATGCCAGAACTATTCACACTCCCCATCATCGCCGTCGCGATCGCCCTGCTCTACATTCTCAGCGTGATCAACATTCTGCCGGAATACGAGCGCGGCGTGATCTTTCGCCTCGGACGCTTGCTGCCCGAGCCAAAGGGACCCGGCCTCATATTGGTCTTCAGGCCGATCGACCGCATCGTTCGCATAAGCCTGCGGACCGTTGTGCTCGACGTGCCGCCTCAGGACGTGATCACTCGCGACAACGTAACGGTGTCGGTCAACGCGGTTGTTTACTTTCGGGTGATCAACCCGCTTCTGGCGGTCGTCGAGGTTGAGAACTACCTGTACGCAACCTCGCAGCTTGCTCAGACCACGTTGCGTTCGGTGCTTGGTGAGGCGGAGTTGGACGATCTGCTGTCGGAGCGCGATAAGCTCAACGCGCGGCTGCAGGAGATCCTCGACAAGCACACCGATCCGTGGGGCATCAAGGTGTCGCAGGTCGAGATCAAGGCCGTGGACCTCCCGCAGGAAATGCGGCGCGCGATGTCCAGGCAAGCGGAAGCCGAACGCGAGAAACGCGCGAAGATCATTCACGCGGAAGGTGAGTATCAAGCGTCGGAGAGACTGCTCGCTGCGGCGCGAGTGATTGCGGTCGAGCCCGTCGCCGTCCAGTTGCGTTATCTTCAAACGCTCACGGAGATCGGGGTCGAGCAGAACACCACCGTAGTCTTTCCGATCCCGCTCGATATGATCAAAGCATTTTTCAACGTGAACGCGACAAAGGCAGAGGTCGTCGTGCCGGATCGACCAACGAGTTAG
- a CDS encoding nodulation protein NfeD, producing the protein MNALRQTIIIVALLLVVIASATNARADVLELKIDDQITPASAEVITSAIARAEREGASALIITLNTPGGLDTSMREIISRMDSSRVPIIIYVAPSGARAASAGFIILLAADVAAMAPGTASGAAHPVTAGGRDLDKTMSEKVVNDAAAFLRSHAEKRGRDPQMAESAIRESKSFTEREALDKHLIEIIARDEQDLLAQLEGRTITRVDGSQMVLRLEGEQLVTITPNVRQRLLMALADPQIAFVLFALGALCVYFEFQHPGAVVPGVVGILSVVLALYGFHMLPINLTGLLLIAVAIGLFVLEAKVAGYGILGIGGIIAAVVGSLMLIDVPNPELRLPLRLVLAVVIPFGVIFTFILRLAIRARRSKVTTGTSGMIGLTGRAETAISPEGTIFVRGELWRARSQMSLAPGESVRVTGMEGLTLEVEAERDAAVIPKKASAVDE; encoded by the coding sequence ATGAACGCGCTTAGACAAACCATAATCATCGTCGCTCTGCTGCTCGTAGTGATTGCCTCGGCGACTAACGCACGAGCGGATGTCCTTGAGCTCAAGATCGACGATCAAATCACTCCCGCAAGCGCCGAAGTCATCACGTCCGCAATCGCGCGAGCCGAACGTGAAGGCGCTTCAGCTTTGATCATCACGCTCAATACGCCCGGCGGGCTCGATACGTCGATGCGTGAAATCATCTCGCGCATGGACAGCTCGCGAGTTCCGATCATCATCTACGTTGCGCCGAGCGGCGCGCGCGCGGCTTCAGCCGGGTTCATCATTCTGCTAGCCGCCGACGTAGCTGCGATGGCTCCTGGCACAGCCAGCGGCGCAGCTCATCCAGTGACGGCCGGAGGCCGAGACCTGGATAAGACCATGTCCGAGAAGGTCGTCAACGATGCGGCGGCGTTCCTGCGCAGCCACGCCGAGAAACGCGGGCGCGATCCTCAGATGGCCGAGTCAGCTATTCGCGAGAGCAAATCCTTCACCGAGCGTGAAGCGCTGGATAAACACTTGATCGAGATCATCGCGAGAGATGAGCAGGACCTGCTCGCGCAGTTGGAAGGGCGAACAATCACCCGAGTCGATGGGAGTCAGATGGTCTTGCGATTGGAAGGCGAGCAGTTGGTGACGATCACCCCGAACGTTCGCCAGCGCTTGCTGATGGCGCTTGCAGATCCGCAGATCGCGTTTGTTCTTTTCGCGCTCGGCGCGCTGTGCGTCTACTTCGAGTTTCAACATCCGGGCGCGGTAGTGCCAGGCGTCGTAGGGATTTTGTCGGTCGTGCTCGCGTTGTATGGCTTTCACATGCTGCCTATCAATCTGACCGGTCTGCTGTTGATCGCGGTTGCGATTGGATTGTTTGTGTTGGAAGCGAAGGTCGCAGGCTATGGCATTCTCGGCATAGGCGGAATAATCGCGGCGGTCGTGGGTTCGCTGATGCTGATCGACGTTCCAAACCCCGAGTTGCGGCTGCCGCTCCGACTTGTGCTCGCGGTCGTGATTCCCTTTGGAGTGATATTCACGTTCATACTGAGACTTGCGATTCGCGCGCGGCGATCGAAGGTGACCACCGGCACATCTGGAATGATCGGGCTTACCGGAAGAGCTGAGACCGCGATCTCTCCGGAGGGAACGATCTTCGTTCGAGGCGAGTTGTGGCGGGCGCGCTCGCAAATGAGCCTTGCGCCGGGTGAGAGCGTGCGGGTGACCGGGATGGAGGGACTAACGCTCGAGGTCGAAGCGGAGAGGGACGCGGCTGTCATCCCGAAGAAGGCTTCAGCAGTTGATGAATAG
- a CDS encoding amidohydrolase, with product MQSFRFGRFGRFRSKEAGREGWLAPARRVLLCLLLTAMAAYAECLFPAQTRGPSERKATLILTNGRIWTGNEAAPWATAVAITGGTIIAVGSDRQIAALAGKNTLKIDLSGRFAMPGINDAHIHFLSGALRAFQVDLDGARSLEEIQRRVADFAKDNPDESWITGSGWEYSYLPGKRLPSRADLDAAVRERPVFLSSYDGHTAWANSKALEIAGVNGQSKFEGYGEVVIDQKTGQPTGVLKESAMRLVRSKIPETTRERKIEALRRALKMAARLGITSFQNASGSADEVGLYKELFDRGELTARVSFAISVGHRSTQADIDRVASLAKTYSGPRLRVGAIKIVLDGVIETHTAAMLEPYTDAPGTSGRPAYTREQLNNLVMMADRAGLQVLIHAIGDRGVRMALDAFGQARRANGPHDSRFRIEHIETIAASDIPRFAQLGVMASMEPIHADPGTNGVWLPAIGPERAARGFAWRSLERAGARLVFSSDWPAAISVDPMRGLHNAVNRQTTEGEPAGGWLPEQRVSVDTALAAYTSAGAFASFEEKVKGKLAPKMLADLIVLDADPFKANPADLHKCRVAMTVFDGRLIHQADQR from the coding sequence ATGCAATCATTTAGATTCGGCAGATTCGGCAGATTCCGTTCGAAGGAAGCCGGTCGGGAAGGGTGGCTTGCCCCCGCTCGTCGCGTACTACTATGCCTCTTGTTGACCGCAATGGCCGCGTACGCTGAGTGCCTTTTCCCGGCACAAACGCGCGGACCTTCTGAGCGGAAAGCTACGCTCATACTCACCAACGGCCGGATATGGACCGGCAATGAAGCAGCGCCCTGGGCGACGGCCGTCGCGATCACCGGCGGGACGATAATCGCGGTTGGCAGCGACCGGCAAATCGCCGCTCTTGCCGGCAAGAACACGCTGAAGATCGATCTCAGTGGCAGGTTTGCCATGCCCGGCATCAACGATGCCCACATTCACTTTCTGAGCGGCGCACTGCGAGCCTTTCAAGTCGATCTGGATGGCGCTCGCTCGCTCGAAGAGATCCAGCGGCGCGTAGCAGACTTCGCGAAGGATAATCCTGACGAGTCGTGGATCACCGGTTCGGGCTGGGAGTACTCGTATCTGCCCGGCAAGCGGCTGCCCAGTCGCGCGGACCTCGATGCCGCGGTGCGTGAGCGGCCGGTCTTTCTTTCTTCGTATGATGGGCATACCGCGTGGGCCAATTCAAAGGCGTTGGAGATTGCAGGCGTCAACGGCCAATCCAAGTTCGAAGGCTACGGCGAAGTGGTGATCGATCAGAAGACGGGGCAGCCGACGGGCGTGTTGAAAGAAAGCGCGATGAGATTAGTGCGGTCAAAAATCCCGGAGACAACGCGCGAACGCAAGATCGAAGCGCTCCGGCGTGCTCTAAAGATGGCGGCTCGGCTGGGAATCACCAGCTTTCAAAACGCCAGCGGCAGCGCCGATGAAGTAGGTCTATACAAGGAACTATTCGATCGCGGAGAGTTGACCGCGAGAGTTTCTTTTGCCATCTCGGTTGGTCACCGCTCTACCCAGGCAGATATCGACCGCGTCGCGTCGTTGGCGAAAACGTACTCAGGCCCGCGGCTGCGTGTGGGTGCGATCAAGATCGTTTTGGACGGGGTGATTGAGACGCATACCGCGGCGATGCTCGAGCCGTATACTGACGCGCCCGGGACCTCGGGACGTCCTGCTTACACCCGGGAACAGCTCAACAACCTGGTGATGATGGCTGATCGCGCGGGGCTTCAGGTTCTCATACACGCGATCGGAGACCGCGGCGTGCGGATGGCACTCGACGCATTCGGGCAGGCGCGCAGAGCGAACGGCCCGCACGACTCTCGCTTCCGAATCGAGCACATTGAGACGATCGCGGCTTCGGACATCCCGCGCTTTGCGCAGCTCGGTGTTATGGCTTCAATGGAGCCGATTCACGCCGACCCGGGAACCAACGGCGTGTGGCTGCCGGCCATCGGCCCCGAGCGAGCTGCTCGTGGATTCGCCTGGAGATCGCTCGAGAGAGCCGGAGCACGATTGGTCTTCAGTAGCGATTGGCCCGCCGCGATCAGCGTCGATCCGATGCGTGGGCTTCACAACGCGGTCAATCGTCAGACGACCGAAGGGGAACCTGCGGGAGGCTGGCTGCCCGAGCAACGCGTATCCGTCGATACGGCGCTTGCTGCTTATACGAGCGCCGGAGCATTCGCGTCATTTGAAGAGAAGGTAAAGGGCAAGCTTGCGCCGAAGATGCTTGCGGACCTGATTGTCCTCGACGCAGATCCATTCAAGGCGAATCCCGCCGATTTGCATAAGTGCCGCGTCGCGATGACCGTTTTTGACGGCCGGCTAATCCATCAAGCAGATCAAAGATAA
- a CDS encoding M55 family metallopeptidase: MRFRRTLLALVVAILCGSVTAKVQNRKLKLYISADMEGVVGAVTGDQLGPQGFEYNRFREFMTEEVKAATEAAFEAGATEIVISDSHGNGENLLIERLPRNVTIVRSWPRPLMMMEGIDETFDGVIFLGYHTSTTNMSGVRAHTISSARLADVRLNGTSMPEAGINAAIAGHFNVPVIMISGDDAIVKEATGLLGNIEGAVVKWAISFHSAKTLTPETAYQLIREKTKKAITRIKEFKPYKIKEPVQLDVRFKAYRPSELLSYLSIVQRTDSHSIRFIGKDIIEVSKFLEFITSYEPSLEP, encoded by the coding sequence ATGAGATTCCGAAGAACGCTGTTGGCTCTGGTGGTTGCGATCCTGTGTGGTTCGGTCACGGCGAAGGTGCAGAACAGAAAACTGAAGCTGTACATCTCCGCCGATATGGAAGGCGTAGTCGGGGCGGTCACCGGCGACCAGCTCGGGCCTCAAGGCTTCGAATACAATCGCTTCCGCGAGTTCATGACCGAAGAAGTGAAAGCGGCTACAGAAGCCGCTTTCGAGGCCGGCGCCACTGAAATTGTCATAAGCGACTCGCACGGCAACGGCGAGAACCTGTTGATCGAAAGGCTCCCCAGGAACGTCACCATAGTCCGCTCGTGGCCTCGCCCGCTGATGATGATGGAGGGCATCGATGAGACCTTCGACGGCGTGATTTTCCTTGGCTACCACACGAGCACAACCAACATGTCCGGCGTGCGGGCTCATACGATTTCGAGCGCGCGGCTCGCCGACGTTCGCTTGAACGGGACTTCGATGCCCGAAGCAGGAATCAACGCGGCGATAGCCGGTCACTTCAACGTTCCGGTTATTATGATTTCAGGCGATGACGCCATCGTTAAAGAAGCGACCGGCCTTTTGGGCAACATTGAGGGCGCGGTCGTGAAGTGGGCGATCAGCTTTCATTCGGCGAAGACGCTGACGCCTGAGACGGCTTACCAGTTGATTCGCGAGAAGACTAAGAAAGCCATCACACGAATCAAAGAGTTCAAACCTTACAAGATCAAGGAACCCGTGCAGCTCGATGTGCGCTTCAAGGCTTATCGCCCGTCCGAGCTGCTGAGCTACCTGTCAATCGTTCAGCGCACCGATTCGCACAGCATACGTTTCATAGGCAAGGACATCATCGAGGTGTCGAAGTTTTTGGAGTTCATCACAAGCTACGAGCCTTCGCTTGAACCGTGA
- the lipA gene encoding lipoyl synthase produces MLIQIEKPIRRAGPRLPEWLRKPVRNVDADHELKKMLRTRRLHTVCEEARCPNRNDCFARGAATFMILGDVCSRSCGFCSVKTGRGLPMESLSDEPEQVAEAAAELQLSYVVITSVNRDELPDGGAAHFARTIHAVRRRLPNAKIEVLTPDFKGNRAALHTVLDAAPDTFNHNVETVPRLYQTVRPQADYRQSLNVLQEARRHSPAALTKSGFMVGLGEYRDEVKQLLEDLRRHEVDVVTIGQYLQPTRAHLPVEAYVHPGVFEEYREHGERLGFRAVFSGPLVRSSFMAEMVNEIAET; encoded by the coding sequence ATGCTGATCCAGATAGAAAAGCCGATTCGACGTGCGGGGCCGCGATTGCCGGAATGGCTGCGCAAGCCGGTTCGCAACGTCGACGCCGATCACGAGCTGAAGAAAATGCTGCGCACGCGCCGGCTTCATACGGTCTGTGAAGAAGCGCGGTGCCCAAATCGCAACGATTGCTTCGCGCGCGGCGCTGCGACTTTCATGATCCTAGGTGACGTTTGCTCGCGCAGTTGTGGATTCTGCTCAGTCAAAACCGGGCGCGGGCTGCCGATGGAATCATTGAGCGATGAACCGGAACAAGTGGCCGAAGCGGCAGCCGAGCTTCAGTTGAGCTACGTCGTGATCACTTCAGTGAACCGCGATGAGTTGCCTGACGGCGGCGCGGCGCACTTCGCAAGAACGATTCACGCGGTGCGTCGCCGATTGCCTAACGCAAAGATCGAAGTGCTGACGCCGGACTTCAAAGGAAACCGCGCCGCCCTTCATACCGTGCTCGACGCGGCGCCGGATACGTTTAATCACAACGTCGAGACGGTTCCGAGGTTGTATCAGACGGTGCGGCCGCAAGCCGATTACCGGCAGTCGCTCAACGTGCTTCAAGAAGCTCGCCGGCACTCACCAGCCGCGCTCACGAAGTCAGGCTTTATGGTGGGACTCGGCGAGTACCGCGATGAAGTGAAGCAATTGCTCGAAGACCTGCGCCGGCACGAGGTCGACGTCGTCACCATCGGACAGTACTTGCAGCCGACGCGGGCTCACCTGCCTGTTGAAGCGTACGTCCATCCCGGGGTGTTCGAGGAATACCGTGAGCACGGCGAGCGCCTCGGTTTTCGGGCGGTGTTCTCAGGCCCGCTCGTGCGCAGTTCCTTCATGGCCGAGATGGTGAACGAGATCGCGGAGACGTGA
- a CDS encoding ABC-F family ATP-binding cassette domain-containing protein gives MTIISLEDIGMSYGPRCLFEGVTFGLEDSDKVGLIGLNGSGKSTLLRIIAGHEQPQKGRAIIANERVIAFLPQNPEFDPDQTVLDAVFTASDEAMRLLRDYEMACHDLSLRPGDERMLDRVATLAHQLEAAGAWNLETNAQTVLSQLGIRDTGARMGSLSGGERKRVALAHALVSRPDLLILDEPTNHLDADTIAWFETYLARYVGALLLVTHDRYFLDRVTNRILEIDRGRVQSFAGAYAYYLEKKEEQEAQDAAAGEKQEALLRRELAWLRRGAKARATKQKARVQRAEELQKQPARSTKPELDISIGFSRMGKKILELDGISKSYDDKRLIEGFSYILKRNDRIGVIGPSGSGKTTLLDIIAGRIEPDAGRIDRGQTLVIGYYDQENRELNGSQRVIDYIGEVAERIETADGQVITASQMLEKFLFPPAMQYDLISRLSGGEQRRLYLLRVLMGAPNLLMLDEPTNDLDIQTLVRLEEYLDSFAGCLVVVSHDRYFLDRTVESIFRFEGNGRIKEHPGNYSAFLEARQLVAAETIEAKASVTRPSAGASAGPRKLSYKERREFEELEKRIELSEARKAELERVLAGSSSDFLAVEAAYTELQSLNQELEKDIDRWAALAELA, from the coding sequence ATGACTATCATCTCTCTCGAAGACATCGGCATGAGTTACGGCCCCAGGTGTCTATTTGAAGGCGTGACGTTCGGCCTCGAGGATAGCGACAAAGTCGGCCTCATAGGATTGAACGGCTCAGGCAAATCTACCCTTCTGCGAATAATCGCCGGACACGAACAACCCCAGAAAGGCCGCGCCATCATCGCCAATGAGCGCGTCATCGCTTTCTTGCCGCAGAACCCGGAATTCGACCCGGACCAGACGGTGCTTGATGCCGTTTTTACTGCCAGCGACGAAGCAATGCGGTTGCTGAGAGATTACGAAATGGCCTGCCACGATTTGTCGCTGCGGCCGGGCGATGAACGAATGCTCGATCGAGTTGCAACGCTGGCGCATCAACTCGAAGCGGCAGGCGCCTGGAACCTGGAAACAAACGCTCAGACCGTTCTGAGTCAACTAGGCATTCGCGATACAGGGGCGCGGATGGGCTCGCTTTCTGGCGGCGAACGTAAGCGAGTCGCGCTCGCTCACGCGCTCGTGTCGCGCCCTGACCTGTTGATCCTGGACGAGCCTACTAACCACCTGGACGCCGATACGATTGCGTGGTTTGAGACATATCTCGCCCGTTATGTGGGCGCGCTTCTTCTGGTCACTCACGACCGCTACTTTCTCGATCGTGTCACCAATCGCATACTCGAAATAGATCGAGGCCGCGTGCAGAGTTTTGCCGGCGCCTACGCTTACTATCTCGAAAAGAAAGAGGAGCAGGAAGCTCAAGACGCGGCCGCCGGTGAGAAGCAGGAAGCGTTGCTTCGGCGCGAGCTCGCATGGCTCAGGCGCGGCGCAAAGGCCCGCGCCACAAAGCAAAAGGCCCGCGTCCAACGCGCCGAAGAACTACAGAAACAACCTGCCAGATCAACCAAACCCGAGCTGGACATCTCCATAGGTTTCAGCCGGATGGGCAAGAAGATCCTCGAACTCGACGGCATATCGAAATCCTATGATGACAAGAGGCTGATCGAAGGGTTCAGCTACATCCTGAAGCGTAACGACCGCATTGGCGTCATTGGCCCGAGCGGTTCCGGCAAGACAACTCTGCTCGACATAATCGCTGGGCGTATTGAGCCGGATGCGGGCCGCATTGATCGAGGGCAGACGCTCGTCATCGGCTACTACGATCAAGAGAACCGCGAGTTGAACGGCTCACAACGAGTGATTGACTACATAGGCGAAGTCGCTGAAAGAATCGAGACGGCCGATGGACAGGTGATCACCGCGAGCCAGATGCTTGAGAAGTTCCTCTTTCCGCCGGCGATGCAATACGATCTGATCTCGCGTCTGTCGGGGGGCGAGCAGCGTCGTCTGTACCTGCTCAGAGTGTTGATGGGCGCTCCGAATCTTTTGATGTTGGACGAGCCGACGAATGATCTCGACATTCAGACGCTCGTGCGTCTGGAAGAATATCTCGACTCTTTCGCAGGATGCCTGGTTGTCGTCAGCCATGACCGCTATTTCCTCGATCGTACCGTTGAGAGCATTTTTCGCTTCGAAGGAAACGGACGAATCAAGGAGCATCCCGGCAACTACAGCGCCTTTCTCGAGGCTCGCCAGCTAGTCGCGGCTGAAACTATCGAAGCAAAGGCGAGCGTCACGAGGCCCTCGGCCGGAGCATCCGCCGGGCCACGCAAGCTCTCATACAAGGAGCGGCGCGAGTTTGAGGAATTGGAAAAGAGAATCGAGCTTAGCGAAGCGAGAAAAGCTGAGCTCGAACGCGTGTTGGCGGGATCATCGAGCGACTTCTTGGCGGTTGAGGCGGCTTACACCGAGCTTCAGTCGCTCAATCAAGAGTTGGAGAAAGACATCGATCGATGGGCCGCGCTCGCGGAGCTTGCTTGA
- a CDS encoding YwbE family protein, with protein sequence MNGQHRKNVRAGAEVDIILKKDQGTATLTRGIVKDILTKSSFHTHGIKVRLVSGDVGRVQEVFDASDERH encoded by the coding sequence ATGAATGGTCAACACCGAAAGAACGTCCGCGCCGGAGCCGAGGTGGATATTATTCTGAAAAAGGATCAAGGCACGGCAACACTGACGCGAGGCATAGTCAAGGACATCCTCACCAAGTCTTCGTTTCACACGCACGGGATTAAAGTGCGGCTCGTCAGTGGAGACGTTGGCAGGGTGCAGGAAGTGTTTGACGCATCAGATGAAAGACACTAG
- a CDS encoding type II toxin-antitoxin system Phd/YefM family antitoxin, whose protein sequence is MKLTRDIHSLSTFKRDTAKLVRQMKKAKAPVVLTVNGKAELVVQDAESYQELLEAKDRMETIEGIKRGLQSMKNNAGKPAAEFFREFFAEKGIAEEE, encoded by the coding sequence ATGAAACTTACCCGTGATATTCATAGCCTCAGCACATTCAAGCGCGACACCGCGAAGCTGGTGCGCCAAATGAAGAAGGCCAAAGCGCCTGTCGTGCTGACCGTAAACGGAAAAGCCGAGTTGGTTGTCCAAGACGCCGAGAGCTACCAAGAATTGTTGGAAGCGAAAGACAGAATGGAAACCATCGAAGGAATAAAGCGCGGGCTCCAAAGCATGAAAAATAACGCCGGCAAACCGGCGGCAGAGTTCTTCCGGGAATTCTTTGCTGAGAAGGGCATAGCGGAAGAAGAATGA
- a CDS encoding DUF4350 domain-containing protein: protein MKRNANAILLIAGLFLVLVALNFVFFVDTRATEEDELTGDRSSYRSTPYGTLAFYTLLEESGYRVVRFEKPFTELKYHEPGSLVVIAPPKAHNPDEDEFIALNKWIEAGGLLIIIDRDIRNVTLGDAVVHTEQARSSSAVHPLQPTLFTRNVQRVALSAYATRVRVDSRAATYHIGDDQAAILADAQVGKGRVVLLSDPYVVANNGISQADNVILALNLLAERPAGNVAFDEYHHGYGGSSPGGGLMSYFRGTPIPWMMAQAGLIAVLVVYSYGRRFGRPIPLRSERRTTNLEFVSSMANITRLAEASDLAMENIYSEFRKRLCRFSAVPAKIDNARLAAAAARRAKLDERGLTGLLSRCEEIARGEQVSESELLKLVTRIRQIEAELGF, encoded by the coding sequence ATGAAACGAAACGCGAACGCAATTCTGCTGATAGCCGGTTTGTTCCTGGTGCTGGTTGCGCTCAACTTCGTCTTCTTCGTCGACACGCGGGCAACAGAAGAAGACGAACTGACAGGCGATCGCTCGTCATACCGCTCGACTCCCTACGGCACCCTGGCGTTCTATACTTTGCTCGAAGAGAGCGGCTATCGCGTAGTGCGCTTCGAGAAGCCGTTCACCGAGCTGAAATATCACGAGCCCGGCTCTCTCGTCGTCATCGCGCCGCCTAAGGCTCACAATCCCGACGAAGATGAATTCATCGCGCTAAACAAATGGATTGAAGCGGGAGGTCTGCTGATAATCATCGACCGGGATATTCGCAATGTGACCCTCGGCGATGCGGTAGTGCATACCGAACAAGCCCGCTCATCGTCGGCGGTTCATCCGTTGCAGCCAACTCTTTTCACTCGCAACGTCCAGCGTGTCGCGCTTTCGGCTTACGCGACCCGAGTCAGGGTTGACAGCCGCGCCGCCACGTATCACATCGGAGACGATCAAGCTGCGATTCTCGCCGACGCACAGGTCGGCAAAGGACGCGTGGTACTGCTGAGTGATCCATACGTCGTCGCCAACAACGGCATCTCGCAAGCCGACAATGTGATTCTCGCGCTCAACCTGTTGGCCGAGCGTCCGGCGGGAAACGTCGCCTTCGACGAATACCATCACGGCTACGGCGGGTCATCGCCCGGCGGTGGTCTGATGTCTTACTTTCGCGGCACGCCTATTCCGTGGATGATGGCTCAGGCCGGGTTGATCGCCGTACTTGTCGTCTACAGTTACGGTCGCAGGTTCGGCCGCCCGATCCCTCTCAGGAGCGAACGAAGAACAACCAATCTCGAGTTCGTTTCTTCGATGGCTAACATCACGCGGCTGGCTGAGGCGAGCGACCTGGCGATGGAGAACATATACTCTGAGTTTCGCAAACGGCTTTGCCGTTTCAGCGCAGTTCCGGCGAAGATCGACAACGCCAGGCTGGCGGCCGCCGCCGCGCGCCGAGCCAAGCTTGATGAGCGCGGATTGACCGGACTCCTCTCGCGATGCGAAGAGATCGCGCGAGGAGAACAGGTGAGCGAGTCTGAACTGCTGAAGCTTGTCACGCGCATTCGGCAGATTGAGGCGGAACTCGGCTTTTAG
- the kdsA gene encoding 3-deoxy-8-phosphooctulonate synthase, which translates to MPVAIKPFKVGSVEVGGSDLFLIAGPCLVESESHAQKMASAIRSITDRLGIPYIFKSSYDKANRTSINAHRGLGILEALRILGRVRTEAGVPVLTDVHEAAQVQAAAEVADVLQIPAFLSRQTDLIVEAARSGRAVNIKKGQFLAPHDMKHAIEKATSQGNQRVMLTERGSSFGYNNLVVDFRGVPIMRSFGYPVVHDVTHSLQRPGGLGSASGGDSEFIEYLARASVACGVDGVFMEVHDNPAAALSDGPNSLPLERLEPLLEKLKAIHELVRDSLQ; encoded by the coding sequence ATGCCGGTCGCGATTAAACCCTTCAAAGTCGGAAGCGTCGAAGTTGGCGGCAGTGATCTGTTCCTGATCGCCGGCCCCTGCCTGGTCGAAAGCGAATCCCACGCGCAGAAGATGGCTTCAGCGATTCGCTCGATCACCGATCGCCTCGGCATTCCTTACATCTTCAAGTCGTCTTACGATAAGGCGAATCGCACTTCGATCAATGCCCATCGGGGGCTCGGAATCCTAGAAGCGCTGCGCATACTCGGCCGCGTGCGAACCGAGGCCGGCGTCCCGGTGCTGACCGACGTTCACGAAGCCGCACAGGTGCAAGCCGCCGCCGAGGTCGCCGACGTTCTTCAGATACCCGCGTTTTTGTCGAGGCAGACGGATCTCATAGTCGAAGCCGCAAGGTCGGGCCGCGCCGTCAACATCAAGAAGGGGCAGTTCCTGGCGCCCCACGACATGAAGCACGCGATCGAGAAGGCCACTTCGCAGGGCAATCAGCGAGTGATGCTCACCGAGCGCGGCTCGAGCTTTGGCTACAACAACCTCGTCGTGGATTTTCGCGGCGTGCCCATCATGCGAAGCTTCGGTTATCCGGTGGTGCACGATGTGACGCACAGCCTGCAGCGGCCCGGGGGATTGGGCTCGGCAAGCGGAGGCGACTCCGAGTTCATCGAGTACCTCGCGCGCGCCAGCGTGGCTTGCGGCGTGGACGGCGTTTTCATGGAAGTGCACGACAACCCGGCGGCTGCGCTCTCAGACGGACCGAACAGTTTGCCCCTTGAACGGCTCGAGCCTCTCCTCGAGAAGCTCAAAGCGATTCACGAACTCGTGCGCGATAGTTTGCAATGA